AAAGCCCGGTAAAATAAAACGTACCGGGCTTTTCTTTTAATGGTTCTTTTCTCTACAACCTGTAAAATTCGGTTCTTAAACATTTCAGAAGTTCAATGTCAATTTTCTCTGAAAAAATGCGTATTAGTTCATGTATTTTTCCGTCGATAATAATTTTACCCTGTACGGCATCAAAAAGTCGGCAGTTACCGTTATTTCTAATCTGTTTAATTTTTTTCTCAAATGCTAAACTTGATAATGGCTGATCGGTAATAAAGTATCCTTTGTGGTCTTCAAGCTGGTCGATATAGAATTGTTCTTCCAGCTCGGTCAATACAAAATGTTTGTTTATAATTGCTTTTACCTCTTCTTCAAGGGTGACTTTATCCAGGAATATAATGCCCTGGGCAGTTAAGCATTTTTGCAGCTTAATCAGCTGGCTGTAATCGGGGAAGTTTTTAATCCGAATGGCTGCAAATTGTTTACCACCCGATTCAATAAGGGCACTGGCAATGTTTATGCGTTCCAATAAGCATTTTTCAATACCTACAGCCATATTCATAATTTCTTCCAGAAAATGAAAACGTTTGGTAAACAAAAAGATCGAATTGGGGGTGGCTTTACGTGGGCTTCTTCCGTAATAGTTGGCATACGGATTTGTAGCTTCTGCAATGTAGATGTTCTCGGGAGTATTTAGTGTGATTTGAATCAGTTTCTCGTGTTTGATAATAATTCCGCTTAAATGGATTGTTTTTTTCATCCTGGTAAATTTTAAAGAACTGATTGATTTTTATACCTGTTTAAACAAAGGAATAGAAACTTGTCGTATTCTATTTCCTTCTTTTATAGCTCAAAGAACGGTGGCTTTACCTATAAATTTACGTCAATTTTTATTGAAATACCATTTTTTGAGGTAAAACTTAATTCCGAATGACGCAAGTTTTTAATCTGTCGTTAGTTGACAAATGTTTAAAATTGGGGGTGAAAAAGACATAAAGAGAGACAGTATTAACAGCAATGAAAAACAGGTGGTGTTGAAAATATATTGCAAACCGTTATAATTTTGCTGCTTTTTATTAATTTTTATCAGATAAGTTGTAATTTTTACAGCCATTTGTACACCTATTTTCTGGCGCTGATGGGGGATATGAACAGGAGCCATAAATACGAGAATTACAAACTATAATTTTACATATAAAAATACACATGAAAAAAATTGCGTTACTATTAATTCTGTTTTGTACAGGGCATTTGATTTATGCCCAAACTGAAATTGAAAAAGGCCTGAATGCTATAAATGAACAGGCAATAAAAGGGCAAATGGAATTTTTGGCCTCCGACTGGACTGAAGGTCGTGCGGTGGGAACCAAAGGGGCATATATAGCTGCTGATTATATTGCTGCCATGTTTAAAACCTATGGTATTCAGCCATTTGGCGACGAAAGCTATACGCAGCCTTCGAGGGCACAGCGGATGGAGGGTGTTCGGCCCGAAAAATACAGAACTTATTTTCAGAATTTTAGCCTTATTGAGTACGAACCGGGAGAGGAGCAGGTTTTATCGGTAGTTAGCAGCAAGCCGGGAAGCGAAAGCTCCATGAATTTTGCATATAAAACCGATTTCTATGTGCGTACAGGAACGGTTGGGCAGCAAGCACAGGCTCCTCTTGTTTTTGCCGGTTATGGTTTTGCCGATAAGGAAAGTGGCTACGACGATACAAAGAAACTTGATGTTCAGGGAAAAATTGTTGTGATTTTAAGAGGTTATCCTGGTCATAACGATACGGCCTCGGTGGGCTATGAGAAATTTAAACCTGAAGGGCGTTATGCGGCTTATTACCTGGAGCGCGATAAATCCGAACGTTTAAAAGAAGCCGGAGCACTTGCCATCATTCAGGTGAGTCCTGGTAGTAAGCCCATGATGAGTTGGGCACAGAATGATATTTATACCAACAATGGTGGCTTTAATGAAGATGATAAAAAACCAAACCCATATTACAATAATCGAATGTCGTTACCCGAAAAAGAACTCGATACCAATGTGGCTACTTTCTCGGTGTCAGACAGGGTGGCTAATCAAATTCTTGAAGGAACTGGGGTTGATTTAATTGCCTTTGAAGAAAAGGTGGCTAACCATCTGGAACCGGCATCGCAGGTGCTAAGCGGAAAATCACTGGCTTTTAAAACAACTGTAAATTCAAAAATTGTAAATGCCCGAAATGTGTTAGGCTATATTGAAGGCGAAAACAAGGATGAATTTATTGTTGTTGGCGGACATTATGACCATTTAGGAAAATGGGATGGAGTAATCTACAATGGGGCCGATGATAATGCTTCTGGAACGGTAGGTGTAATGACTATTGCCAAAGCTTTTATGGCTACCGGTAAAAAACCGGAAAAATCGGTGGTTTTTGCCGCATGGACAGGCGAAGAAAAAGGACTGTTTGGCTCGAGATACTTTGTTCGCAACGCAAAAGAGGAGAATTTAAATGTAGTGCTGAACTTGAATTATGACATGATTGCCCGCAACCCTAAAAACGATACGCTTGAAAATCAGGTACATATGGTTTATACCAAAGCCAACAAAAACATTGCTGAAACAACAACAAAAAATATTGAAAATTTTGACATTAATCTTGATCTTTCCTTGCGCCCGTCGGAGAATCCCAGGGGAGGTAGCGACCATGCACCTTTTGCAAAAGAAGGAATTCCGATTTTTTATTTTATGGCAGCTATGCATCCCGATTACCACCAGCCATCGGATGAGCTCAGTAAGATTAACTGGGAGAAAATGGAGAGTATAATCAAGCTCGGTTTTCTTAATACGTGGAAGTTTGCCAACAGCGATGAGTGGAAAATGACAAGTGTTGATCCGGAAACCAAGGAGAAATAATGCAGACAGGTTGCAGAATAAAAAAGGCTTTCAGTTTCATGAAAGCCTTTTTTATTACACGAATATTTTGACTTTTTCGTGTTTTTATGTTTTTCAAATATAATATGCAATTAAATCAACCACAAGCATTGATAAGGCTTTAACTCTTTTGATTTAAATTCGGAGTTTGAAATTAAGTCGAACTTGGAAGTTGCCGGAAAGTCGAGCGTTTGAACTTCATCGGTCATGTTTACTATTACCGTAATTGTTTGTCCTGTTGCTTTTCGTTTTAATGCAAAAAATTGCTGGCCAATATCCAGTATTTCCTGTTTTGAATTGGGATGGAAAGCAACTTGTTCCTTCCGAAGCAATATGCGTTTTTGCAATTCGGTGAAAACCTTCCGTTGCGGTGTATCTGAATTCAAGACCTCATTTAGCTCATTTAACTTCCATTTCCGTCGGTTGATGGTGCGGTTGTGATTTGTTTGGGCAACACCTTCGAGGTAGTTTGGTGTAGCCGTAAGGCTGTGAATATAAAAGGCCGGAACACCAGCCATACTCATCATAACTGTTTGCGAAGCCAGGAAACGTTCGACCTGAAACTCGTCTTCGCCCTTATTTGTTCCCTTTAATGCATCAAAATAAGTGATATTAAGTTCGTATGGACTCTGGCTACCATCAGGATTTGATTTATAATTGACCATGCCGCCAAACCCTTTCATATTTTCCACCAGAGCACCTTTTTCTTCTTCGGGCAAAAGTCCTTCCAACGGACGCACTCCAATTCCATCGTGAGAGGCTGTAAAATTGAAGAAAGTTTTATCTCCATCCAATTGCGGCAGGCTCTGTGCCCATGTTGTCAGAAAATGTGAATTGCCTGTGTGTAAAGCATGCAATAAAAGAGGAGGGAGGCTAAACTGGTAAACCATATGTGCTTCGTCGCCATCACCAAAATAGCTCAGATTTTCTTTGTTGGGCACATTGGTTTCGGTGAGGATAATCGCATTTGGATTTATAAACTCTGCCACATCGCGCATCAGTTTTACCACTTCATGAGTTTCAGGAAGATGTAAGCAGGTTGTTCCAACTACTTTCCATAAAAATGCAATGGCATCAAGGCGAATGATACGCGAACCTTTGTCGATGTATGTTAACAAAATATCCATCATTTCCACCAGCAGTTCCGGATTTGAAAAATTCAGATCAACCTGGTCGGCACTAAAGGTCGTCCAAACATGTTTGGTTCCCTTTGGGGTTTCGTATGCAGTTAAAAGTGGTGTACTGCGTGGCCGTGTTACCTGCGATAAATCCTTCGCCGGATCTTCAACAATAAAATAGTCTTTTCCTTTTCCGTGTTGTTTCAGGAAGTTTTTAAACCATTGGCTTTTGCTCGAAGCATGATTGATTACCAAGTCGGCCATCAAATCATAGTCGCCTGCCAGCTGTTCAACGTCCTCCCAGTCACCCAGGTCGGGGTTTACTTCCCTAAAATCAATAACAGAGAAACCATCGTCGCTGCTAAAAGGGAAAAATGGCAAGATATGTACCACCGATAATTGTTCGTTCAGGTTGGTATTTAAAAACTGATGTAAAGTTTGTAATGGAGCTTCATCATCCGTTATAATACTATCGCCATAGGTAATTAGTACAATATCTTTTTCGTTCCACTTATTTCCCGATTTTGAAGTAATTTGATACGAGGAAATAATGTGAATTAAATCGGCGAGAATAGATTTGTTGTAGTTTTCTTTATAGATAAACTTTAATCTGCTCTCAATTTTTTTTATGAAAGAAGTATTGGGATTAAGCATATTTTTCTGTTTTTAAAGAATATTGTTATCAGCTTCTACTATATCGTAAAATTCTTCAAGAATATTGGGAAAAGCACTTCTAACTCTTTTCCAACTCGGCATAAGTGGCACATTGTCAGGATTATTCAAATAATCAATTCCTGATTGATAGACATTCTTTACAAAAAGGTCGATCACTTCTTCTTCTTTATGGAAATCGTATGAAAGACCATTCATTGCTGCATCAGCTTTGTATAAATCTACAAATTCCAAAGCAATACGATAATATGTTGCTTTTAATGTACGAAAGAATTCAGGTGTGAGGGTAATTCCGTCAGTAGCAAGTTTTCCAAAAATAGCTCTGGAAACATCGCGGCTCATTTTTGATAATCCTTTTTCGGCATCTTCGGCCGAAAGCGACTGGTGTTTATGATCGTAACGGTCGGCAATTTCAACCTGGCAAATCCGGTTAAACGAGTTGTTTCGTTCCACTTCGTTTAAAATACCAATTTCAAGTCCCCAGTCATATGGAATACGAATGGTTTTAATCACATCAGCACGCATCGAAAATTCTCCGGCCAGCGGGTAGCGGAAACTATCAAGATATTCCAGGTAGGTATGATGTCCAAGTAATTTTTTTAAGGTTCTTAAGAGTGGGGTAACGAGTAAACGAACGGCCCGGCCATGTAGCTTCTCCTCATCAGTTCTGAAATAATACCCTTTACAATATTTGAAGTTAAAAGAAGGGTCGGCAACCGGGTAAACCAGTCGTGCCAGCATCTCACGATTATAAGTTACGATATCTGCATCGTGCAAGGCAATTGCCTCCGAACGTGCTGATGCAATCATATAGCCAAAACAGAACCATACATTCCGTCCTTTACCCGGCACTGAAGTATCAATGTTTTTGGAGGCCAACTTGCGTTTAAATTCCTGCATGCGCGGGCCATCGTTCCATAAAACGCGGTGATGCTGCGGTAATTCTGCAAAAAATTCCAACGCATTTTTATACTGGTAATCGTCGGCTCTATCTAACCCAATTACAATTTCATCAATGTAAGGTATCTCTTTTAAAATGGAAACAATATCTTTTAATGCCTGGCGCGATAGCTCTGAATATAAGGAAGGGATAATTAATCCAATGGGTCTTTTTTTACTAAACTTTTCAAGTTTTTGCTCCAGTTCTTCATATGGTCTGGCACGTAAATTATGAAGCGTTGCTACAAATCCATTCTGATAAAAATCTCCCATCTTATTCGTTTTTGTGTTTCTTTATAAAAATAAACAAACCTTTGGTATATTATTCTTTCTTGCGCTGTTGTTTATCTGCCTTAACTTAATAGTAAGGTATTGCCAGTTGTCCTAAAGTTCGCGCATATACATACTTTTTATAATTGGCTCCAGCTTTTCGGCAATAATCTTATGATCCAGTTTTTCTTTTAATACCTGCAGATTGTGCTTAACTATTGTATTTCGGTAAGGGATGTCGGTAAGCAGTTGATAGGCTGCATCCACCAGGTCGGGAGTAATTCCGCCGCCATCGATTGCCGGAAGGTCGAAGCCATAATGTTCAATTTCTTCTTTGTAAACATCGTATTTGTTTATTACCGCGGGTAAGGCAAACGACATCATTTCGAGCAGGTTGTTCCCAAACCCTTCCACATCGCTGAAATAGGTTCCTATTCCGCCATGGGCCGCCACTATTGATGGAACTTCTGCAAACTTGTAAAATTTCTTGTCGACAATAATATCGCGGTGCGAAAGAATGTTGTGTTCGCCAAAAATTAAAACAACATTACTGTCGGGGTTGGCTTTGCACAGCTCGGTATAATGCGTGTATAAATTGTTTAAGTACTGGTTTTGCTCATCGCCCGAGTGTCCACTCACAATTACCGCCAGACATTTATTTTTTCTATTACTTCTGAATTTTTTCTCCAGTTCAAAAGCCAAATCAATAGCCAGTTCAATTTTTTTGCGTGGAACCACACGGGTATGTTGCAGTAGAATTACTGTATCGTCCATGGTAAATCCACGGCTTTCAACTTGTTTTTCAAGACCAATGTCTTTCATAAACGAGTCGTTGTAATTGTCCTGCTCCGGGCAAAGCAACTCATTTGTTTCTGTAGGTAAATGTTCCCATTTCCACGGAATTTCGGTGGTATTTGGTACAACTGTTGTTCGGAGCTTGAAAAATTTTTCGAGCTTGGTGCTGTTATGCTCTTCAAAAAGTCGTTTCCCCAAATCAATTTGCTGCTTATTAATAAAAGCAATAGAGTTTACATAGGTTACTCCTGGTAAGTATTTCAGGTATTTCTGAATTACTTTATTTGGATGAGCAAAAATAGCACGTTCAAAATAAGAATCGTGCCACCACACCATAAGTTTGGGCCAGATAATGCCCTCGGCGCGCAGCTCTTCAATGTAATAGCCCAACCCAACAGCTGTTATAAAGTTGTACGGATGCGAAGTATTGTGTGCGATAATCAAATCGATGTCATTTTCTTCCACCCAATCTTTGATAACTTGTTTGGCATACAGGGCATTTTCATGAATCATTTCATCCAGTCCTTCAGCATCCGGATTATTGAAATTATTAAGAATACTTTTGTGGGCTTCACTTTTATGCCAAAACACATCATTGGTTTGTGCATTAAAACGTGGCGAAGAGTGGGCCGCTAAAAAGAAAAAGTTGCCAATGTTTATGTTCAGATGCTGCGACATGGCCTCAACCGATTGGTCGATGACAATTGATACCCCATCATTCTTACCAATAAGCGAGTGGATGATACCTATATGTAATTCGTTAAGATTCATCTAATTCATTTTAAAGTGTTATTACTTTTCCGGCTTAAGCCTAAGCCAGAATATTTAACAGCTGTTTTAAATCGTTTATTATAAAATCGGGGAACAGGCCTTTTACACGGTCGTCGTTCTCCCGCAGACGTAACGAGCGTTCGTCGCCAGCAAACAATACAGTTCGTAATCCGGCTTTGGAAGCGGTATATACATCTTTTAGCATATCGTTACCAACAAAAATTGTTTCTGATGGCTCGATGTTGTATTTGCTGTTCAACACCGGAATAAATTTGTCGAATAAAGCGGTGTCGGGTTTGGCCCTTAACTCATTAAAGGAATACACCGAGAGATCTTCATGAAACATTTCAATGTGTTGTTTGGTGCTGAACTCTCCGGTGAGAAAATAATTCATAATAATGGGTGTATAAAATTGTGCATTGGAAACGATTCCAATCGGAAGTCCCATCTTTTTTATTTCAAGCAGCACCTCTTTCATTCCCGGCATGGGATACACCCGGTTACTTAATAGCTCGAAAACCATAATGGTGTCAGCCCTCGATTCGTTGCCACTTAGTTTAAAAAAACCTTTGTTTTGGGCTGCTTCAAACATTCTCTGCCAAACTTTAAAAATGTCAACATCGGGGTAGGGGTGCCCTTGTGCTTTTAGTTCTTGGTGTTGCTTTTTTACCTGTTCCTGTAACTGTTTGAGCAGAAAATTACAGGTATCTTCCTTGCAAGCCGACAAATCGAAACCACCGGCCTCCATTGCGGTGCGCATATTTTCGGTGTTTAACGATGCCTGGTCAATGTCTCCTGAAGAGGAAATAAGTAAGGTGCCGTAAATATCGAAAATAACAGCTTTTATTTTTTCGTTTGAATCTGTTTTTAGATTCGGGCAAAAAGTGGTAGGAATGGGATCCAGTTTTTCGGTACTATCCAACCATTTTTTTATATCGTTCCTGAAGTTTAATTCCATACCCTTTTAAAGAATAGTTGTTTTTGATAATTGTTTTGTTTTTATCGATGATGTGAGATTTGACATCACTAAACAAAGTATTTAAAATCGGATTTTGTTCAAAAAGTTTTTGTTTTTCTATCTTTCCACTCAATACCCCCTGAATAATTTCCATTTGCATTTTCAGGTTCAGGTCTTTAAAATCGGTTTTAATGCCAGGTATGTGCAGTTTATAGTAAAGTGTTGGAAAAATAAAACCATCGTTTTTAAAGTCTCTGGTAATGAAATCGATATCGCGCCCTACCACTGGCGTGTCAAGCAACCAGGGTTCCAGGTATACCATTCCAAAGCCTTCTTTATAACTTGTGGTAATACAGAAGTCACTTCCTCGTAAAAGTTTTTCGAAATTTACCTTTGTCCCGGCTTCAAAAACAATGTCGACATCGTTCTGTTCACAAAAATTTGTCCATTGTTTATACATCTCAATTTCTACCGGATTTTGAGGCGGTTGAGTTACGGTAAAATTTGCACGGTGGCGGAATAAAATTGATAAGAGTATAAATTCGCCAATATTTTTTCGTTGTATAACGCGCACCGGATAGCTTACCAGTAGTTTTTCCCGATTTATTTGCAATTGCGCACAAATTTCTTGCTTGGCCACCGCTTTATCAGGTATATTTTCCGAGGCATTAAACGTAACCGGGTTGGGCAGCCATTCTATGCGCTCTTCTTCTACTCCAAGTTCTTTCAATCGTTCAAAATCAAACGAGTTGAGCACACCGTAATGGTAGTTCGACAGTTTTGGATAAAGTATCTGGTTAACATCTTGCAGAAAAATATCATGAATGATTTCTTCTAAAAAGGAATAATTGCTCGGGCGGTCTTCTGCAAAATCGTGCGCGTGGTTAAAAACTTTTACTCCTTCTTTTGCAAGCAAATAAACGGCGTAAGTAACTATGGGGTTTTTTCCCAGGTTTAAATTATGGAAATGTAAAACCGTTTCAGGAGTCAGGTGCTCTCTTATTTCCCGATGAACTTTATGCAGCATATCTTTAGCCTCCTGTTCGGTATATTTTTTACGTTCCAGGTAATTTAAGTCGCTAAAAACATGAAGTTCTGCATTTCTTGAAGTTATTATTTCAGGATTAGGACAGGCGCCTACCAGTACTTTTACCTCTTCGTTGGCGAGGCTATCGATTTGTGATTCGATAATCCGGGTTACTCCCCCGGGATTTAAATGACTATGTGCAATTACAACCGGCATATTCTAAGTTTGCCGATAAAAATAGAAAATCGTTGTTAAATAACTTCCAGGATTCTATTTTTATAGAAAGTTTAACTAAAACCTAAAATCCATGAGAAAAAATCTGACAATTCTTTTGGCCCACATCTGCTTTTTTGGGGCAGGCACAGGATTTATCTTTTCGCGTGGAAGGGTTAACAGTCCCTGATTTTATCGAGGCACTTGAAAAAAGTTCGAAAACCTGTATTATCCAAATTGGAGTGATGGAAAAGCACGGGGCACATCTGCACCTGGGTACCGACTTATACCTGGTTCGCGAATATTCGCTTCGGGCTGCCGAACAAGAATATACAGTAGTATTTCCGTGGTACTATTTTAGCCAGATAAACGAAGCACGTCATCAGCTGGGAACTATTTCGTATTCGCCCGAATTGATTTGGAAGCTCTTGCAGGAAACGCTGGACGAGTTAAGCCGGAACGGTTTTGAAAAAATAATTATTGTAAACGGCCATGGCGGAAACAATGCTTTTCTGAATTATTTTGGAATGGCACAGTTAGCAGAGCCAAGAGATTACAGCATGTACTGGTTTCGCCCCGAAAGTAATGCGGAAGTGATGAAAAAATTTGTGGAACTAACGCATGAAGATAAAAATGATGCCCATGGCGATACCCGCGAAACATCGTCGATGCTGACAGCTGAACCCGATGTGGTGCATTTGGACCGGGCGACACAGCAGTCGGGTAAAACCAGCAGCGCATAAAAGAATTGAAATATGTTTATACCGGAATTTGGTGGTATGCCAGTTATCCAAATCATTATGGCGGCGAGGCATCAACAGCCAATGCCGAGGCAGGCGAGCTATTGGTAAATGAAACCGTTCGCCAACTGGTTGAAATGATTCAATTGGTAAAAGCAGATAGGGTTGTACCTGCCTTGCAAGAGCAATTCTTTAAGGAAGCTGCCGATCCGTTAAAGACGAAACAGCAGAAAACGGTAGAATACAGGGAGGCCATCTTTTTAAAGAGGTGAAATCCTTGTTTTATTAAAATTTTTAATTTCTTATTCTTTTACAAATTCCAGTAAATCACCGGGTTGGCAATCCAATGCTTCGCAAACCGCTTCCAGCGTACTAAATCGTACCGCTTTGGCTTTGCCTGTTTTTAGTATGGAAAGGTTGGCCAGTGTAATGTTTACTTTCTCCGATAGTTCGTTGAGCGACATTTTGCGTCGCGCCATCATTACATCAAGGTTTACAATTATTGGCATAGCTTAAACGGTTAAATCGTTTTCAGACTGTATTTCTATACCTCGCTTGAAAATCTGGTAAATAATAAAAACCAAACAGGCCATAAACAAATATTGTCCGTGATTCCAGGAATCATTCAGGTTGCCGGCTTTATCGCCCAGCCAGGCAATAAAACCACCGGCAGTAACTGCAAAAATCCACACGGCAAACAAAGTGTAGCTTATCTGAGCCAGCTTATAGGCAACTATTCCGGTAAACGGATTTGAAATTTTTAATTTATTAATGAGCTTAACAACCATCCACCATACCACGGCCTTTAATAGGTTCATAATAAATTGGGCAGCCATTAAAACCGAATATAGATTGAAATTTTCTTGTCGCAACTGAAACAAATTAAGGCCTTCGTGAATATTTTTTGCGCTTTCCGGATTCCGTAAACTTGAAAAATAGGAAAATACCAGAACTCCAGCTGCTACAACAAAACTAAAAAAGGCTATCCAGGCAATTACTTTCATAAAAATCAGAACCTGTTCTGTTTGGGTTTTTCTCTTATTTTTCATTTTTATCTATTTAGATTTCAAACGAAAATAAATAAATAATTATTGAAAAACAATAAATATATATTGAAAATAGTAAATTCGTGTAGTTTGAACCTGAATGAAGGATTATTATATTTTAATAGTTAATTTGCTTACTTTCTTAATTCAGACAAATTTATCTTTACTTTGCATCCTGAAATAGAAAGGATTAAAGTTATGGCGAAGAAAAGGGTAAATGTGGTAACCATGGGATGTTCGAAAAATCTGGTTGATTCGGAGGTTTTGCTGAACCAGCTGGAGAAAGGAAAATTTGAAGTGTTGCACGATTCAAACGAAACCAATTTTGATGCAGTTTTTGTAAACACCTGTGGTTTTATTCACGATGCCAAGCAGGAATCGATTGATATGATTCTGGATTATGCCGAGGCGAAAAAACGCGGTGAAATTGATAAACTTTACGTAATGGGCTGTCTCTCGGAGCGTTACCATAACGAGTTGGAAGAAGAACTTCCTGAAGTAGACAAATACTTTGGTAAGTTTGATATGAAAGCCATGGTGGAAGAGCTAAAAGTTACCTATGCACCTGAATATATTTACGAGCGTAAAATTACCACACCCTCGCATTTTGCTTATCTGAAAATTTCTGAAGGCTGTAACCGCTCGTGCTCGTTTTGTGCCATTCCTAAAATGACGGGCCGCCATAAATCGCGCACCATCGACAGTTTGGTAAAGGAAACCCGCTACCTGGCTAAAAAAGGAGTGAAAGAATTGTTGCTGATTGCGCAGGATCTTTCGTATTACGGAATTGATTTGTACGGCAAAAATCAATTGGCAGAGTTAATTACCAAAGTGTCGGAGGTAGAAGGTATTGAATGGATTCGCTTACATTATTTGTATCCTACGAAATTTCCGATGGAGATTCTGCCGGTAATGCGCGAAAACCCGAAAGTTTGTAAATACCTGGATATGCCCTTACAGCATATTTCAAACCGGGTGCTAAAAAATATGTTGCGCCATGTTACCCGCGAAGAAACCGAAGCATTAATTGCAAAAATTAAAGAAGAAGTGCCGGGAGTAGTAATCCGCACAACGATGTTGGTAGGTTTCCCGGGCGAAACGGAGGAAGATTATAACGAGTTAAAAGAATTTGTGCAGGAGCAAAAATTTGGCCGACTGGGTGTTTTCCCGTATTCGAACGAAGATGGCACATATGCCGCCAGTAAATTTGAAGACAATTTGCCCGACGAAGTAAAACAAGGACGTGCCGACGAAATCATGGAACTGCAACAATACATTTCTGCTGAACTCAACCAGCAAAAAGTGGGGAAGGAGTTTGATGTGATAATCGACCGTGAAGAGAGCGATTACTATGTTGGACGTACCGAATTTGATTCGCCCGAGGTTGACGGAGAAGTTTATATTACTACCGACGAAGAATTAAAAAACGGCACCATTGTTAAAGTGAAAATAACAGGTGCCGAAGATTATGACTTATACGGAGAACTGATATAAACGATTTACAGTTTCTGCATTTCCATTTCATTTATTTCTTTTCCCCAGTTCGGATGAAGCGGTGATTCCGGTTCGAATTTGTCGAATTTCACTTTTGCTGTTTCAAAATGAGGACGGGCAGCATCAGCGCCACCTCCAAATTGTTCGGGCATATTAAAAAGTGTAATAGCACGCAAATAATAGCTTCTCGGATTTTCCGGATTTAGTGCAATTGCTTTGTCGATTGCTGCATTCATTTTAGGCATGTATTCCATTCCTCTTGTCATCGGATCTACCGTAATTCGCGAAGGAATAAGAAATGCCTCAAGTGAAAACAATTCCGATTCGTCGGGGGCAATTTTAAGTGCCTTGTCCAGAAATTGCTGCGCTTTATCGAGGTAGGCATCTCTTTTATTCACATCCTGATCGAAATAACTGACCACGATCATTGAATACGATGCATAGTACAAAGGCAACCATTCTTTGGTTTCTGTCATGCTAATCCGTTCAAAGGTATTTGCAGCCTCCTGAAAGTTGACTATTGTTTCCGAGCTATTCATTTTTTCGAGAGCTGCAGTCATCGCTGCTTCGTAGTTTTTCCCCTGTGCTGCGGCAGTCAAAACTACCAGGCTGAAAATAAGCGTTAATAAAGTCTTCATGTGATTTAATTTTTAATGTTTATAATTGAAATGATAGTAGAAATACAATGAGTCGCTTTTGTCCCGGCACGATGGGTTGCGCCTGGTAAACTCCATTATCGTCGGGTGTTTGCGCGTAGTTGTAACCAAATACATTGTTAAAGCCCAATGCATTGTTTACAATTACATGTGCCACCGTTTGCGTGTTGAAAAGGTAAAACAGGTGTGTGAATCCGAAACTTAAGTCGTTGTAGGTTTTGGTTCTGCCGTCCATAAAACCGGGCATGTTTGGATTATCGTACGGACGTCCGCTGGCAAAGGTGTAAGAGCCCGAAATAAACGAGTTGATTTTAGTGAAATACTGTTTGTAAACCACCGATAGGTTGTGTCTCGATACGTAGTGTGGAGTGACTTTCA
Above is a genomic segment from uncultured Draconibacterium sp. containing:
- a CDS encoding M20/M25/M40 family metallo-hydrolase; translated protein: MKKIALLLILFCTGHLIYAQTEIEKGLNAINEQAIKGQMEFLASDWTEGRAVGTKGAYIAADYIAAMFKTYGIQPFGDESYTQPSRAQRMEGVRPEKYRTYFQNFSLIEYEPGEEQVLSVVSSKPGSESSMNFAYKTDFYVRTGTVGQQAQAPLVFAGYGFADKESGYDDTKKLDVQGKIVVILRGYPGHNDTASVGYEKFKPEGRYAAYYLERDKSERLKEAGALAIIQVSPGSKPMMSWAQNDIYTNNGGFNEDDKKPNPYYNNRMSLPEKELDTNVATFSVSDRVANQILEGTGVDLIAFEEKVANHLEPASQVLSGKSLAFKTTVNSKIVNARNVLGYIEGENKDEFIVVGGHYDHLGKWDGVIYNGADDNASGTVGVMTIAKAFMATGKKPEKSVVFAAWTGEEKGLFGSRYFVRNAKEENLNVVLNLNYDMIARNPKNDTLENQVHMVYTKANKNIAETTTKNIENFDINLDLSLRPSENPRGGSDHAPFAKEGIPIFYFMAAMHPDYHQPSDELSKINWEKMESIIKLGFLNTWKFANSDEWKMTSVDPETKEK
- a CDS encoding alpha-amylase family glycosyl hydrolase codes for the protein MLNPNTSFIKKIESRLKFIYKENYNKSILADLIHIISSYQITSKSGNKWNEKDIVLITYGDSIITDDEAPLQTLHQFLNTNLNEQLSVVHILPFFPFSSDDGFSVIDFREVNPDLGDWEDVEQLAGDYDLMADLVINHASSKSQWFKNFLKQHGKGKDYFIVEDPAKDLSQVTRPRSTPLLTAYETPKGTKHVWTTFSADQVDLNFSNPELLVEMMDILLTYIDKGSRIIRLDAIAFLWKVVGTTCLHLPETHEVVKLMRDVAEFINPNAIILTETNVPNKENLSYFGDGDEAHMVYQFSLPPLLLHALHTGNSHFLTTWAQSLPQLDGDKTFFNFTASHDGIGVRPLEGLLPEEEKGALVENMKGFGGMVNYKSNPDGSQSPYELNITYFDALKGTNKGEDEFQVERFLASQTVMMSMAGVPAFYIHSLTATPNYLEGVAQTNHNRTINRRKWKLNELNEVLNSDTPQRKVFTELQKRILLRKEQVAFHPNSKQEILDIGQQFFALKRKATGQTITVIVNMTDEVQTLDFPATSKFDLISNSEFKSKELKPYQCLWLI
- a CDS encoding HAD family hydrolase, with product MELNFRNDIKKWLDSTEKLDPIPTTFCPNLKTDSNEKIKAVIFDIYGTLLISSSGDIDQASLNTENMRTAMEAGGFDLSACKEDTCNFLLKQLQEQVKKQHQELKAQGHPYPDVDIFKVWQRMFEAAQNKGFFKLSGNESRADTIMVFELLSNRVYPMPGMKEVLLEIKKMGLPIGIVSNAQFYTPIIMNYFLTGEFSTKQHIEMFHEDLSVYSFNELRAKPDTALFDKFIPVLNSKYNIEPSETIFVGNDMLKDVYTASKAGLRTVLFAGDERSLRLRENDDRVKGLFPDFIINDLKQLLNILA
- a CDS encoding creatininase family protein yields the protein MEGLTVPDFIEALEKSSKTCIIQIGVMEKHGAHLHLGTDLYLVREYSLRAAEQEYTVVFPWYYFSQINEARHQLGTISYSPELIWKLLQETLDELSRNGFEKIIIVNGHGGNNAFLNYFGMAQLAEPRDYSMYWFRPESNAEVMKKFVELTHEDKNDAHGDTRETSSMLTAEPDVVHLDRATQQSGKTSSA
- a CDS encoding helix-turn-helix transcriptional regulator; this encodes MPIIVNLDVMMARRKMSLNELSEKVNITLANLSILKTGKAKAVRFSTLEAVCEALDCQPGDLLEFVKE
- a CDS encoding DUF2975 domain-containing protein, whose translation is MKNKRKTQTEQVLIFMKVIAWIAFFSFVVAAGVLVFSYFSSLRNPESAKNIHEGLNLFQLRQENFNLYSVLMAAQFIMNLLKAVVWWMVVKLINKLKISNPFTGIVAYKLAQISYTLFAVWIFAVTAGGFIAWLGDKAGNLNDSWNHGQYLFMACLVFIIYQIFKRGIEIQSENDLTV